One part of the Gossypium raimondii isolate GPD5lz chromosome 1, ASM2569854v1, whole genome shotgun sequence genome encodes these proteins:
- the LOC105778765 gene encoding homeobox-leucine zipper protein ATHB-52 → MDFQSQRLYSPKYNKKRLNQEQVRLLERSFSANKKLEPELKLQLANQLGVPPRQVAIWYQNKRARWKTQSMELDCNTLQVKLENALSEKRRLEKDVKYLQEELRKAQETMFAMNNNQRANHHHHQQQQDQPLNYFVSCNSTGSSEEGGSSSFHEDHEVLQIDELYACLIGGDRSTWS, encoded by the coding sequence ATGGATTTCCAAAGCCAAAGACTATATTCcccaaaatacaataaaaagagGCTAAACCAAGAGCAAGTAAGGTTGCTAGAGAGAAGTTTCAGTGCCAACAAGAAGCTTGAACCAGAGCTCAAGCTTCAACTCGCTAACCAGCTGGGTGTTCCACCAAGACAAGTGGCGATTTGGTACCAAAACAAGCGAGCCCGATGGAAGACACAGAGCATGGAACTCGATTGCAACACACTTCAAGTGAAACTCGAGAATGCATTGTCTGAAAAAAGAAGGCTCGAGAAAGATGTCAAGTATCTTCAAGAAGAGTTGAGGAAAGCTCAAGAGACTATGTTTGCCATGAATAATAATCAAAGAGCtaatcatcatcaccatcaacaacaacaagacCAGCCTCTTAACTACTTTGTTTCTTGCAATTCGACAGGGTCTAGTGAAGAAGGGGGAAGCTCGAGCTTTCATGAAGATCATGAAGTGCTGCAAATTGATGAACTCTATGCTTGTTTGATTGGTGGTGATAGGTCAACTTGGAGTTAA